AAACTTCGTTACCGTGACTCACAGGACGGTATCAGCAACACTTTCTCCATCGTTCCGAAATCACTGGGAGCTACCACAGAAGACCGCATAGAGAACTTGGTCACTATGATGGACGGCTACTTCACCAAAGGTGCTCACCACTTGAACGTAAACGTTCTGAACCGTGACATGCTTTATGACGCAATGGAACATCCTGAGAAATATCCGCAGCTTACAATCCGCGTTTCTGGTTATGCCGTAAACTTCGTGAAGTTGAGCCGCGAACACCAACTGGAAGTTATCAGCCGTAGCTTCCACGAACGTATGTAATCTATCTACTCTATATGACGATAAACGTACATTCATACGAAAGTATGGGAACATTCGACGGGCCGGGCTTACGGCTCGTCGTTTTTCTTCAAGGTTGCAATTTCCGCTGCCTGTATTGCGCCAACCCCGACACAATAGCCGGAAAAGGAGGCACACCTACCCCACCGGAAGAAATCGTCCGTATGGCTATGAGCCAACGTCCTTTTTTCGGGAAACGCGGCGGAATCACTTTTTCAGGCGGAGAACCTACGTTTCAAGCGAAAGCGCTAGTCCCGCTGGTTCGCGAGCTAAAAGAGAAAGGGATTCATGTCTGCATAGACAGCAACGGCGGCATCTGGAATGAAGATGTGGAAGAGCTTTTCAAACTGACCGACCTCGTATTGCTTGATATCAAAGAGTTCAACCCTGCCCGCCATCAGACACTGACCGGAAGAAGCAACGAACAGACCATCCGCACAGCGGCATGGCTCGAAGAAAACGAGAAACCTTTCTGGCTGCGTTATGTATTAGTACCCGGATACAGCGATTTTGAAGAGGATATCCGCCAACTGGGGGCAGCTTTGGGAAAGTACAAAATGATTCAACGGGTAGAAATCCTGCCTTACCATACGCTGGGCGTACATAAATACGAAGCCATGGAACAGGAATATAAGCTGAAAGACGTAAAAGAAAATACCCCCGAACAACTTGAAAAAGCTGCGGGAGTATTCAAAGAGTATTTTGCTACTGTGGTGGTCAATTAACCGCCACAGTAATAATAGATAAAAGACAACATACATCATGACAAATGTTTTTTATCCGACAGACTATAAACCGTATCCAATAATAAGTTCACAAAACTGCATTCAGCCTTCAGTTTCATTCCCCGTTTGAAACACTTTGTTTCTCGGTGTGAAACGAAGTGTTTCACTGCTTGAAACGAATTGTTTCACACCGAGAAACGGATAGTTTCACTGGAAGAAACAATTTTTGAAACTACAAGAAACAATTTTTGAAACTACATTATTCAATTCAGAGTACAAAAAAGCCATTCCAAAGAAGCGGGCTCCGGAATGGCTCTATTTTATATTATACTCAATGAACGATTAAACTACTTTATATTCACCAATATTACGTTCTTCAGCATTAAAAGAAACTCCCACTTTTACTAGCTCACGCCCGTCTGTCCGGTAAGGTAGCAAATAGCCTTTTTCATCTATTTGTTTCAGAGCTTCGTCTACTGTTCCTTCCAGTTTAAACTCAAAAACATAAATGCGGTCTTTTGTTTTCACCACGGCATCGGCACGACCTTTCGCGCTACGGACTTCTGCATCTACATATTGTCCCATCAACTTAAAGACAAGATAGAAAATAACCTGATAATGACGTTCAGTCTTTGTGTTCAATTCGTAGGGAATGTCAGCAAAGAATGATTTCATACGTTCCATAAAGGAATGAACGTCGCCCGACTGAAGTTCACGGACAAACTTAACAGCATTAAAATCTGTTTCATCAGAAGATATGGGGGTATAATAGGGTATCAGGAATTTAAGGAAACCATATTTTACCTCATCATTCGGAAAACCCAGCGTATATAGGTTCAATGATTTATCAAAGTTTTTAATGGTCAGATAACCACTTTGGTAAATCATCGGAAGGGGATTTTTGGTCTCTGCACGGTATTCGGCAAATCCTGAACTTCCTACTTCCAAGCCATCTATCAGCAAACGTAAATCATAATCGCTTTGCTTCAGCAGGTCTACAAGATAGGTAGGAGTACCAGTCTGAAACCAGTAATTATCAAACATTAATCCATCAAAGACATTGAGTACACTGAAGGGATTAAATAGCCCTTCTTCGCTGTATGTAAAGTGATAGCCATCATACATCGCTGTCATTTTATCGACTGTATCTTCAAAGGACATCTCCTGCACTTCTGCCAACCGCTCCAACTCGGGAGTAAATGTGGATACTAATTCTTTTTTAGTAATACCACAGATATTGGCGTATGGAATCTTCATGCTAATATCATTCAGTTGATTCAAATCACTAAACACACTTACTTGGGCAAATTTTGTGACTCCTGTCAAGAATATAAACCGGAGATAGCGGTCGGAACTTTTCAGTACACCATAAAAGGCTTTCAGAATACGACGGTATTCATCCAACAGGTTCTCATCTAAAAGGGCTTGCAGCAAAGGTTTATCATACTCATCAACCAATACCACAACTCCTTTTCCAGTTTTCAGGTAGGCTTGCTCAATGATATAACTAAAACGTTCTTCAGGACTACGGTCTTTCTTCTCATCACCATATACGGCTTCCCATTTCTCCAAATACTGGTTTAGCATGGCGACCAAATCTGCCGCCGTCTCATATTTCTTCGCATTCAAATCAAGATGCAGAACCGGATATTGCTCCCATTTCGTCTCTAACTTTTCAATTGCCAAGCCTTCAAAAAGGTCTTTACGACCCTGAAAGTAGGCATCAAAAGTGGAAATTAGCAGACTTTTGCCAAAACGACGAGGACGACTAAGGAAATAAGGCTTTCCCGTATTTATTATTTGCCACAAAATAGCCGTTTTATCTACATAAAGGAAACCGCCCTTACGTATATTTTCAAATGTCTGTATCCCTATCGGCAATTTACGTTCCAATGTATTCATTGCATCTTCAAATTAGTGTACCACAAATATAGATGTTATTCGATGAATAAACAAAAATACTCTATGAAAGTTCCACTTATTTCTCTTTCAAAACAATCACCGAACCGAGCACTTTCACTTCCAAATCGCCTACCTGCACTATAAAAGTAATTCGCATTAATAAGTCAAGCGGATACCAGCCTGTATATTGAAATTGAACGGATTCTCCTTACGTATGGTCTGAATATCCGAACCGTCATCAAAATAATAAGCAACACCCGGTTCTACATAGATACCGACACGTTTCGTTACATTCAACTGCGCACCTACTGCACCGGATACCGAGAATTGCAAGGGTTTCACTGTTTCCTTTTCAGAACCGAGCTTTCCATAGACGCATTTCTCAACCATACCGCCACCGGATACATAAAGAGTAACGAGTTTCCTGTCAAGGAAGTTCCAGTTAGCACGCAACGGGATACCGATATAATGGAGTTTCTGTTCTATCTGCTGGTCATTATCAGCCAGTTTGGCATCCGAGGAAAGCAGCGTATAAGTCAAACCGGACTCTAGGGAAAAACCGTTGCCTAAAGCTTTACGAACGGATAATCCAAAAGAGATAGGCTGATGGTGTTTAATATCAACTACCTGTTTTGCCTGACGCAAGTAAGGTACTCCATCTTCAAAAACCAACGTCTGGTCATTAGGAATCTGCATCAAACCATTTGAAACAGAAAGCATACTGACACGAGACATATAGGGATACGCACTCGAGCCAACTTCTGAAGAAGCACCGCCCGAATTTCCTACCCCAAGCCCCATCGACCAGGTTCCTTTCCGAGAAGATTGCTTTTCTGCCGGGATATGGTATTTGTCTCTGCCGGAAGGACGTCGTGGTCTGTTGTTTACCGGACGTTCCGTTTCTTTCGGTTGAGCTTGAGCGGCATTTGTTTCTTCTCTCAGTTTTACCTCATCTACGGCTTTTCCGGGTTCGTTTTCTTCAATTACAGATTCCGGTTTTTCTTTCACTATGGGTTCATCATCTACCAGTGTTTTATGTTCCGGGACATTCCGGTGTGCTTTCGCCAACCGGTCTTCACGGGTAACAGGCCGCAGGACAGGTTCGACGGAAGTGCCTTGCATGTCCGGTTGTTGCACGCCCGGCAAAGCATCGGGCGTGGTAGCTAATGCCGGTGTCTGTATATGACGCATTTCATCTGCCGCAGGTGTCCCCAGGAAATACAGGCTTACTGACGAGACGATAGCCAGCAATATAACAGCCGCAGCAGCCATCATCCATTTTCGATAAGGATATATCTTCTTCTCCACAGAGGGCATAAGCTCTTTCTCCAGTTGTTCCCAACCGGAAACAGGTGTCGGCTCGGAATAATCCGCGAGCTTCTCCTTCAACTTATTCATCCACAATTCTTTCTCTTCCATCTCTATCTATCCATTATTCATTATCCATTCTTTTACTCTTTTTGCCAATACCGTCTTCGCCCGAAACAGTTGCGAAGCCGAAGATTTCTCATTAATACCTAATACCTGGGCGATTTCTTTGTGTGATTTGTCCTCGAAAGTATAAAGGTTAAACACTGTACGATACCCCGCCGGCAGTTCTTCGATAAACTGCATCAACACTTTTTGGGGTATCGCTTCCACATCGGAAGCATCCGGCTCTTCATATTCTTCGGACAACTCTTCCAATGACGCTGCCTGATTGATTACATCATTCTTCCGGAGATACTGCAAAGCAATGTTGACTACCACGCGCTCCATCCAGGCCCGCAAAGAACCTTCACCGCGCCAGGTGAACTTGTCGAAAGAGTCGAATATCTTTATAAAACTGTCGTGAAGCAGATCCTGAGCCGTATCACGGTCGCCGGCATAGCGCAGACAGATGCCAAGCATACGCCCCGCATACTGCTCATACAGTTCCTTGCGGGCTCGGTTGTTTCCTTGCCTGCATTGCTCCGACAACTCTAATTCTTCCATTCTCTTATACACGTGTTTAACTTATAAATGCAGCAAAGATAGAAATACTGCATAGAGAGAACAACTCTTTTAGCACTTTTGTTTCTTTAACAGATACAGATGCAATATTTTGGGTTCTTACGCATTTTTTGAGTACAAAGCAGTATTATTAATCAAACTAAAACCTATTTTATATATGAAGAAATTGAAATTCATTGCCTTTATCTTTGCTATTATGACCACAATGCCGATTCTCCAGTCTTGCCTGGACGACGATAACAGTCCGTCCGACCTACTGGTTATCAGCACAATAAATATGATGAGCCTGGATAGCAAGGAGTTTTATTTCACCTTGGATGATGGAAAGAAGATGTATCCAAGCAATGGAGAAGGATGGAGCAACGCGGATTTTGTGGATGGCCAGCGAGCCTTTGTCATGTTCAACAAACTGGAAGAACCGGTAGGCGGATATGACTATAATGTTCAGGTAAAACAGATAAAAGAAATCCTGACCAAAGACATTGTCACTATGGATGAGGAAGAAAACAATGAGGAGAAAATCGGAAACGATAAGATTAACGCTACTTATATGTGGATTAACAAGGATAAGAAATATCTGACTATCGAATTCCAATATTATGGTACGCATAGCGAAGATAAGAAACATTTCCTGAATCTGGTTATCAATAATCTCACCCCGGCTCCTACCGCAGATGAGGAGAGTGAAGAGGATGAATTTATCAACCTGGAATTCCGCCACAACAGTGAAGGGGATTATCCTCAGACTTTAGGCGAAGGGTATGTATCTTTCAAGCTGGACGAAATCAAGAACCAGATGGAAGGAAAGAAGGGACTAAGAATCCGTGTCAATACCCTATATAGCGGAATAAAAACATATGAAGTGAAATTTCCCTAATCTGCTAATCGAAACATGAAAGACACTCTTTTTTAATATTATATATTAATTACACAAAAGAGGGCGGTAGTTGTGAAACTCCCGCCCTTCTCACTTTTAATACTACATGCCGGATTGACAGATGTACCAATGATGGGAATACAAAAATGAATGTGAACACTGCTTCGGCAATAAATGCTTGCAGCATTTCTCCTTCATCAAAGCAAAAAGAATAATTTTTCAAAAACAAATAATTTACACCAGAAATCAAAGTCTATATGTATAATTATGACTAACTTTGCGGCATTTTTCGAATATAGAAAATTACACCGAATGAAAAAAGGACTTTTTTATGCCATATTGGCCTCTGTTTTATGGGCTATAGTCAATCCGTTTATCAAACAAGGACTGAGCTACGATTTTACTCCGATGAACTTTGCCGGAATCCGTTTTACTACCGTGGGGATTATTCTTTTCGCATATACCTGGCACAAAGGTATGTGGAAGGAGATACGCCAGCACAGCAGGTTATTCTTGAACTTGATTCTTGTCAATATGTTTATGGGATATACGGCTTTTTACTTCGGTGTGGATTTTGTAAGTGGTGCCATTTCGTCTATTATCATGGGGATGACTCCGCTTATCAATGTGCTTCTAGCGCATTTGCTTGCTAGCAATGACAGGCTGAATGTTCATAAAATAATCAGTCTTGTGGTCAGCCTTATCGGTCTGTTCCTTATCATAGGAATGGGAAGTGACGGTGCGCCGCTCGATTGGAAAGGAATCACCGGTATTGTGTTGTTGCTGCTCAGTATTATTTTTCAAGGGTATTCCGCTATCTCCGTTTCGGAAGATAAGGGAAAGGTAAATCCTATTTTTCTGAATGCCGTGCAGATGTTCTTCGGCGGTCTACTTATATATATGATAGGGCTGGGCACGGAAGGTTATCATTCTTTTATCGGAAAACCAGGCGGTTTCTATATCAGTCTCGGTATTTTGGTGTTTATTTCTGTCTTTGCCTTTAGCTTTTGGTTTATTGCTTTGCAAAGCAAGGGTGCAAAGGTCAGCGATATAAATATGTGCCGATTGATTAATCCGATTCTTGGCGCAGTATTGAGTTGGATCATGCTTCCGGACGAGCATCCGACATTCAGCACGGTGGCTGGAATGATTATTATCGTCAGCTCCCTGATTATTTATTTCAAAGGAGCTGAGATAAAACAATGGTTTAAGAAGAAAACAGCTAAAGCAAACTAAATTATTGCGGAACCCGAGTTATAGCAGACCGAAATTGAATTATAGCAGACATTGAATGGACTGCAAGGTCAGCATTTCTTTAGGCACTGCTGCTTTTATTTCTTCTTTCAATACGCAGAGCAGGCTGTGACGCACGAAATCCCTGCTCGTAGTCAGTACAACCTGGCGCGTTGGACGTGGGATGGCAAATGGACGTACCAGTTTCCGTTGTTCTTCTGTCAACTGGGATACTGCCAGTTCGGGAATAAAAGTTATTCCCTTCCCGCTTTCTACCATGCGCATAAAGGTCTCCATGCTTCCCAGACGATACGCCATCTGACTCATTTTTACTGCTTCCATCTGACAGAAGCGGACAAGTTGGTCACGGAAGCAATGTCCCTCGTCCAGCAACCAAAGGCGTTCGCCGGTTATATCGGAAGTACGGATAACATCATGTTTGAAAGAGGGTTCTTTCTTAGACACGTAGGCGTAAAATTGTTCGTAGAACAGTGTTTCTTCCGTAAGGAAAGTATCTTCCAGTTTGCTGGCTATAATCCCTGCATCCAAATCTCCACTATGCAATGCTTGCTGAATATCCTGAGTTTTCATTTCCGTTACACGAATATCCAGTTCGGGATATTTCTCCATCAGTTGCGGAAAGAAGCGGGGAAGCAGATAAGGAGCAATGGTCGGTAATACCCCTAAACGGAATATACCGGATAGTGATTGCTTTTCTTCACTGATGATTTCTTTTACCTGGGCTGCTCGTGCTAGAATCACACGAGCCTGGTCTATCACTTTCTGTCCGATAGCTGTCGGACAAACAGGCTGTACAGTCCGGTCAAACAGTTTCACTCCTAGTTCATCTTCCAATTTCTGAATCATGGCACTCAATGTGGGTTGTGTCACCCGGCAATACTCGGCTGCACGGGCGAAGTGCCGGAACTGGTCAACAGCCAATATATATTCTAATTGTTGTATAGTCATCTATCAAATTGTTTGATGTTATAGATTGTCTCTATGCAAAGATAGAGATTTTCAGTTTGACAGCAAGCACTTTTCATCATCTATCAGCTATCTGATTGGCGAAAAACGCAAGGTTCTGTCTATCGCTTCACAAGCTGGAGACGAAGTGACTGTTTCGATGATGAGTGATTATCTGAAAGAACAAGACTGAATTAAAAACACTCTTCAAAAAGTTTCTGCATTTGAGGATATTTATCATCAGTATCTTCAGCCTCCATACGCAATTTTATCATCTCCTTTTTCATTTGTTTAATGATAGGAGCATATTCCTTCTCATCATACACATTACGATCCTCTTTCGGATCTTTCTGTAAATCATAAAAGTCCCACACGGGTGCAGTAGGAGTCTCCTGTCCATCCGTCATATCCAATGGTTCGCCATAATAGAAAATAAGTTTATAACGTTCATTACGAATTCCCATATGAGCAGGACGAATTGTATGATGTGTCCAATAACGATAATAAAAACTACGCCGCCAATCAGTGGGCGTTTCTCCGCAAAGATTGTCAACAAAACTGCGTCCTTGCATCTCCTTAGTAATCTTAACACCTGCAAATTGCGCTAAAGTCGGAGCAAAATCAACATTCAGTATCAAGTCTTTCACTCGTTTTCCCGCAGGGATTTTTCCCGGGTAACTAATTACAAATGGCATACGGGCTGCCTCTTCATAAAACATACGTTTATCAAAAAAACCATGTTCACCAAGAAAATATCCTTGATCAGAGACATATATGACAATCGTGTTGTCGGCTATTCCCATGTCATCCAATGCTTTCAAGAGCTTCCCTATATTATCATCAACTGTTGCACCGCAACGTAAATAGTCTTTAATATATTTTTGATATATCATTTTACGGGCTACTGTACGTTGCATTCCTTTCGTAGAAAACGGCAGCCCCGGATAACGGCACCACCATCTATCCGGATCGGCAGAAGCTTCTTCCCAACGTCTTCCGATTTCTTCCAAGTTCTGCCCGACAAACCCTCTCCCATTAGTTTCAGGTCCCCAGTCCATCAGATTTTCCGGTTCAGGGAAAACCACTCCATCATACAAATGTTCCATTCTGATTGGATAATCATACGGTTCATGGGTAGCTTTAAAATGACAACACATCAGAAATGGTTGTTTTCCCTCCCTGTTTTTCATCCAATCAATTGCCTTTTGCGTCACAATATCAGTCGAGAATCCCTGAATACATTCACCAAAATTACGATTACCGGGCCAAGGGTCAGAACTATTAATAAAGAGAGGATCACGATATACACCTTGATCATGAAAAATAGAATAATAATCAAATCCTTGTGGCTGAGACTTTAAATGCCATTTACCGACCAAGGCTGTCTGATATCCCTCCTGTTGCAATATTGTAGCAAATGTAGGTAACGAAGTATCCAACGAATCAGCTAGTGTATATACCCCATTCTTATGACTATATGCTCCTGTAAGAATGGAAGCGCGACTGGGAGATGAAATAGAATTGGTACAGAAACAATTATCCAACACTACTCCTTCGGAAGCCAAACGCCGAATATTCGGATTATAAACATAGTCAGATAATATACCACCATAAATTCCCCATGCTTGTGATGTATGGTCATCACTTAAGATAAAAAGAATATTAGGACGTTCATTACCTGTTATCTCTATATTCTTTTGTGCACACATTTTTTCATTTGAATAAGTAGCTAATATTCCAAACAAAGCTACTGAGAACATTCTGCTCATAGTATCATTCTAATAAATATTACTCTCGCTACAAAATGTCTGTAGCGAGAGTAAATCTTAAATAACCTTTATACCTTAGACAACCTTTTTACTGTATACCCAATCTGAAATCTCCCACTTGCAATGCACTGTTTGGATTCAATACCCATCCGGTAAATTCTACCTTCACGTATCGGTATTCAGATTCTTTAACAGGCAATAATTGTGCTGTTTCAATATTAGTGTGATCAAGGACAATTTTCTCTTCGATTACCTTATAATCAACATTGTCATTACTTCCCAACACACGGATATAACGTAAATGCACCCCAGTCACACCTGTATTTCCAAAGCGATTTTTCCATTCAATTACATTAAACGACTTCGGGTCTTTCATATCTACTACAAAATAAAGCAGATGATCTGTAGGAGTAGCACAGTCACCATAATCCTTACCCGGCTTTATCAGTGACAAGAAAGTCTCTCCTTTACCGTCAAGAATATCCTCCGGTTTTCCTGTTTCACCATCCGGAGCATAGTTAGTTCCTACTGTTTCGTAGAAAATTGAAGTATCTACCGTCCAACTATCCCGACAGTACCAAGGTACAGTTGTTATATTAAGTTCAGCTTTAACTCCGCTATTATCATTGGCAGCTATCTCGATAACTGCTGTGCCTTGAGCCAAGACCTTGAGTATACCCTCCTCTAACGAAACAACATCTTCTCCATCTTTTATACTATATGACAAGGTTTTATCAGTTGCTCCTTCCGGAAGTACGGAAACATTAGCATTCAGGTCATAAACAGCCCCCAATTCTAAAGTTAACCCATCGGTATCACCGGGAATCACAATATCAGTAACCTTAGCGGTTACAAAAATGTTACACGTTTTCTGCAACTGTATTACATTATACTTATCTACCATCCAAATGCTAAGTTCAGCTTCGCCACTGGCTACGCTAGTGATTACACCATCCATGTCTACAGTAAAAATCCTCTCGTTGCCAGAACGGAATCTGAAAGAGAACTCTTCTATATCACCTGCATTTTCAGGAATCCCATTAAATTGTAAAGTCGTAGAAGCACCGATTTCATCAAACACAATCACTCCCTCTTCATTCATTAATTCACAGTTGACAGTGAAATCTGTAAACGGATTTTCGGTAATATCCGTGTAAACTGTCTCTTCATCGTCACCACAAGCAACACATAAAGCCACAGTAGCAAATATGAAATATAATAATAGTTTCTTCATACTTTATTATTTTAGTTACATAGTTAATAACTATCTATTATTCAGGACAACGTACTCCCTCAATCCAATTGAACGACATATTAATATCCCATCCGTTACCCGTCCAGTCTTTAATAACTTTACCTCCACCTTCATTAAATTTCCAGTAAGCTACCATATCCGGATAGTTATCAGGAGAAACATAACACATATTATTCTGAAGTTCGTTCTGTGACAGCGCTTTCTTCCATACACGAGCTTCACTGATATATCCGTTCAACAGACGACTGTTCAACGACCCACCGATACAGAATCTGCGTTTATCGGAGTTTCCACACAGATTGATAGGGCCACGCGGAGCATCTACTTGACCGTCCAATTCACCATTTACATACAACTTAATTGTAGAGCCATCGTACACTACAGCAACATGATACCACTTGTTGGTTTCAAACTCCGTCTTACCTGTCACAGGATATCCGCCACCAGCCAATTGTATCTGGTTCGGCTTAATATTCACATCACCAAAGCGTAACAAGAAGTTTTCTTCCAAACCCATCACAGTACTGATATACGGGTCTCTTTCTGCAAACTTAGTAACCATCACACGCGCTTCCATGGTAACTTGTGGTACATTTTCCAATGAGGGTTCATTCACAAAACCAATAGGCATATTTTTACTCTGTGCTGCGCTGACAACCATCACTTGGTTTAGTACAAGGTAAATGGTACGTGATGATTCCAGTACGGGCATTCCCCCGGATACATCAGTAATAGTCAGAGGTACACAATATGTGGTTCCCGGCTCCAAATTAGATACTCTCAGCAAAGAAAAAATCAACTGTTCCGAGATATTCTCTCCCAATTTCAAGACCACCTTATCTGTAGAGAGCATAAAATCCTTTTCCGGAACTATTTTATATTCTTTCCCATACTGTTTGTTGTAGGCTTCCAATTTTTCCGGAGCAACTTTGATTCTAATGACCTGCTCCTCCATCACTTGGCATGATGCAGAAACGGTTAAACCAATTTCTGCAGGACCGTCTATCGTATACTTAAAAGTTGGTGAATTTTCCGTACCGGTAAAGTATAACGCATCTTCTAATGATTCAGCATTGGTGCATGCACCCAGTATGCTTATTAAAAATATTGCAAATAATAAATATTTCGTCTTCATATTTCTTACAGTTTAGACATTAGTTCTTTGCGGGATTCATTATCTGAATAGCCTCACGAAGATATTTGTATTCAACATCGGTATGATTATACTCAAATTCCATATGATAAGTCCCCACACCACCTTTGCGGCGCACTTCTCCATCTCGGGTGGGCTGCCAGCGAGCCATACCAAGCAAAGAAGGAATAGTTCCCAATTCAGGATCAGAATAATTAATACCTCCTGTAGACCAATAGCTTTCAAAATTTTCCGTAACAATAAATTTCTCAGGAGCAAGTGCCGGATTAACCTCATTAAATCTAGTTTGCAAAGATGAAGGTGCCCCTGTAGCATACGCCTGTGCAATAGCATAGTCGGCATACTGCCAGCCCTCTTCTGTGATATATTTCACGTGTCCGTCCACACAAATCAGTTTATCCTCTCCCAGGTTCTTGCGCATTTCTCTCAACAAAGCAGTCATATTATCTTTATTGTAGAACAAGTCACCTCCACTACATTCATGGTCAAAATCAACTCCATCATATCCATACTTAAAGATACTGTCAGCCACAGCCTTTGCCACAGCGGGAATATTTTCAGCCTTATTCTCAAAATTGCCAGGGAAGTTACTCATGTTATGTGAGAAAATAGTAAATGTCACACGAGTACCATACACTTCTTGCACATAGCGCAAATCATCAATTTGCTCTGGTGTCAAACTGTGCCATGTCCCCCAAATGGAAACCATATCCACACTATCAGGAATATTACGCAAATATTTAGATGGAGAAGTTCCGCTTGCTTTCCAGCCTCCAAACCAGCCAAAAGCCAGTTGATGGTCACTCTTCTTATAAGCTCTCAGATTTTCATAGTACTGATTATCCTTTTCTACAGGTACCTGAATAGGAATGTTTTCTATCTCTGTATCACAAGCTATAACAACCGTTGCCAATACGAAAAGGCCAAAGATTCTGTTTATTATTTTATTCATAATAATCAATTTAAATACTTGATGAATTATTTTTTATCCCACCATAATTTCACTTTTCCGTAGTCAGTACCATTCAGATATTCTGATACAGCTTTTTCCACTTCTACTGTATTAGTATCATATTCTGTTGACGGATACGGAATACGACGAGGTCCCGAAGCATCGACCTGTCCGCTACTCTTATTAAAATA
This portion of the Bacteroides acidifaciens genome encodes:
- the pflA gene encoding pyruvate formate-lyase-activating protein yields the protein MTINVHSYESMGTFDGPGLRLVVFLQGCNFRCLYCANPDTIAGKGGTPTPPEEIVRMAMSQRPFFGKRGGITFSGGEPTFQAKALVPLVRELKEKGIHVCIDSNGGIWNEDVEELFKLTDLVLLDIKEFNPARHQTLTGRSNEQTIRTAAWLEENEKPFWLRYVLVPGYSDFEEDIRQLGAALGKYKMIQRVEILPYHTLGVHKYEAMEQEYKLKDVKENTPEQLEKAAGVFKEYFATVVVN
- a CDS encoding ATP-binding protein, whose amino-acid sequence is MNTLERKLPIGIQTFENIRKGGFLYVDKTAILWQIINTGKPYFLSRPRRFGKSLLISTFDAYFQGRKDLFEGLAIEKLETKWEQYPVLHLDLNAKKYETAADLVAMLNQYLEKWEAVYGDEKKDRSPEERFSYIIEQAYLKTGKGVVVLVDEYDKPLLQALLDENLLDEYRRILKAFYGVLKSSDRYLRFIFLTGVTKFAQVSVFSDLNQLNDISMKIPYANICGITKKELVSTFTPELERLAEVQEMSFEDTVDKMTAMYDGYHFTYSEEGLFNPFSVLNVFDGLMFDNYWFQTGTPTYLVDLLKQSDYDLRLLIDGLEVGSSGFAEYRAETKNPLPMIYQSGYLTIKNFDKSLNLYTLGFPNDEVKYGFLKFLIPYYTPISSDETDFNAVKFVRELQSGDVHSFMERMKSFFADIPYELNTKTERHYQVIFYLVFKLMGQYVDAEVRSAKGRADAVVKTKDRIYVFEFKLEGTVDEALKQIDEKGYLLPYRTDGRELVKVGVSFNAEERNIGEYKVV
- a CDS encoding outer membrane beta-barrel protein, translated to MEEKELWMNKLKEKLADYSEPTPVSGWEQLEKELMPSVEKKIYPYRKWMMAAAAVILLAIVSSVSLYFLGTPAADEMRHIQTPALATTPDALPGVQQPDMQGTSVEPVLRPVTREDRLAKAHRNVPEHKTLVDDEPIVKEKPESVIEENEPGKAVDEVKLREETNAAQAQPKETERPVNNRPRRPSGRDKYHIPAEKQSSRKGTWSMGLGVGNSGGASSEVGSSAYPYMSRVSMLSVSNGLMQIPNDQTLVFEDGVPYLRQAKQVVDIKHHQPISFGLSVRKALGNGFSLESGLTYTLLSSDAKLADNDQQIEQKLHYIGIPLRANWNFLDRKLVTLYVSGGGMVEKCVYGKLGSEKETVKPLQFSVSGAVGAQLNVTKRVGIYVEPGVAYYFDDGSDIQTIRKENPFNFNIQAGIRLTY
- a CDS encoding RNA polymerase sigma factor, encoding MEELELSEQCRQGNNRARKELYEQYAGRMLGICLRYAGDRDTAQDLLHDSFIKIFDSFDKFTWRGEGSLRAWMERVVVNIALQYLRKNDVINQAASLEELSEEYEEPDASDVEAIPQKVLMQFIEELPAGYRTVFNLYTFEDKSHKEIAQVLGINEKSSASQLFRAKTVLAKRVKEWIMNNG
- a CDS encoding NigD-like protein encodes the protein MKKLKFIAFIFAIMTTMPILQSCLDDDNSPSDLLVISTINMMSLDSKEFYFTLDDGKKMYPSNGEGWSNADFVDGQRAFVMFNKLEEPVGGYDYNVQVKQIKEILTKDIVTMDEEENNEEKIGNDKINATYMWINKDKKYLTIEFQYYGTHSEDKKHFLNLVINNLTPAPTADEESEEDEFINLEFRHNSEGDYPQTLGEGYVSFKLDEIKNQMEGKKGLRIRVNTLYSGIKTYEVKFP
- a CDS encoding DMT family transporter, whose protein sequence is MKKGLFYAILASVLWAIVNPFIKQGLSYDFTPMNFAGIRFTTVGIILFAYTWHKGMWKEIRQHSRLFLNLILVNMFMGYTAFYFGVDFVSGAISSIIMGMTPLINVLLAHLLASNDRLNVHKIISLVVSLIGLFLIIGMGSDGAPLDWKGITGIVLLLLSIIFQGYSAISVSEDKGKVNPIFLNAVQMFFGGLLIYMIGLGTEGYHSFIGKPGGFYISLGILVFISVFAFSFWFIALQSKGAKVSDINMCRLINPILGAVLSWIMLPDEHPTFSTVAGMIIIVSSLIIYFKGAEIKQWFKKKTAKAN
- a CDS encoding hydrogen peroxide-inducible genes activator, giving the protein MTIQQLEYILAVDQFRHFARAAEYCRVTQPTLSAMIQKLEDELGVKLFDRTVQPVCPTAIGQKVIDQARVILARAAQVKEIISEEKQSLSGIFRLGVLPTIAPYLLPRFFPQLMEKYPELDIRVTEMKTQDIQQALHSGDLDAGIIASKLEDTFLTEETLFYEQFYAYVSKKEPSFKHDVIRTSDITGERLWLLDEGHCFRDQLVRFCQMEAVKMSQMAYRLGSMETFMRMVESGKGITFIPELAVSQLTEEQRKLVRPFAIPRPTRQVVLTTSRDFVRHSLLCVLKEEIKAAVPKEMLTLQSIQCLL